GCGCTCTGCGCGGCGCTCGCCGAGGGCGGCATCCACCGGGTCGAACTCACCTTCACCACACCGGAGGTGACCGTCCACCTGGCCGCGGCCGCGGCCGCCGGGCACCGGGTCGGCGTGGGGACGGTGCTGACCGCCGACCAGGCCGAGCGGGCGGTCGCCGCCGGCGCGGCGTTCCTGGTCACACCCGGCTGCCGGCCCGCCGTCGCGGCGGCGGCCCAAGCCGCCGGCGTCCCGGCCGTCCTCGGGGCGCTCACCCCCACCGAGGTCGCCGAGGCCGTCGACCTCGGCGCGGCGGCCGTGAAGGTCTTCCCGGCGCGGGCGTTCGGTCCCGGCTACTTCCGGGATCTGCACGGCCCGTACCCGGACGTCCCGCTGGTGGCCTCCGGCGGGGTCAACGCGGGCAACGCCGCCGACTTCCTCGCGCACGGCGCCCTCGCGGTCTGCGCCGGCAGCGACGTGGTGCCGGCCGATGCCGTGGCGGCGGGCGACTGGGCCCGGATCACCCGGCTGGCCGCCGCCTTCACCGCCGCCTGCCGCCGCCCCGCGGCGTAGGCCCGGTGCCGGGCCCGCGGCTCAGCCGCAGGGCTCGTGCGGCCGCTCGCGCTCGGACGAGTACAGGTGGCTGTCGCGGAACTGCTCGGCGCCCAGGGTGCGGCCGACCAGGATGACGGCGGTGCGCAGCACCCGGCCTCCTTCACCTGCCCGGCGATGTCGCCGAGCGTGCCGCGCAGCACCAGCTCCTCGGGGCGGCTCGCCATCGCGACCACCGCGGCCGGGCAGTCGGCGCCGTAGTGCGGCAGCAACTCCTCGACCACGCCGTCCACGTAACGGGCGGCCAGGTGCAGCACCAGCAGGGCGCCGCTGCGCCCGAGGGTGGCGAGGTCCTCGCCCTCGGGCATCGGGGTGGCCTGCCGGGCGACCCGGGTGAGGATGACGGTCTGGCCGACCGTCGGTACGGTCAGCTCCCGCTTGAGGGCGGCGGCCGCGGCGGCGAACGCCGGCACGCCGGGCACCACCTCGTACGGGATGCCGGCCGCGTCCAGCCGCCGCATCTGCTCGGCGACCGCACTGAACACCGACGGGTCGCCGGAGTGCAGCCGGGCCACGTCCAGGCCCTCGTCCCGGGCGCGGACGAACTCGGCGGTGATCTGGTCGAGGTTCAGCTCGGCGGTGTCCACCAGCCGGGCGCCGGGCGGGCACTCGGCGAGCAGTTCGCGGGGCACCAGGCTGCCCGCGTACAGGCAGACGCCGCAGGCGGCCAGCGTGCGCTGGCCGCGCACGGTGATCAGATCGGCGGCACCGGGGCCGGCCCCGATGAAGTAGACGGTCACTGCACTTCCTCCTCGATCGACTCCGCCGCCGGCTTGACGGCCGACCACTGCGTCACCGGCATGGCCTGGCGCCAGCCGGTGAAGCCGCCCACCGGGACGGCGTGTGCCACGGCCAGCCTGACCAGCTCCCCGCCGTGGCGGCGGTACCAGGTCAACAGCAGCGCCTCGGACTCCAGGGTCACGGTGTTCGCGACCAGGCGGCCGCCCGGCGCGAGCGCCTGCCAGCAGGCCTCCAGCAGGCCCGGCGCGGTCAGCCCGCCGCCGACGAACACCGCGTCGGGCACCGGCAGTCCGGCCAGCGCCGCAGGCGCGGGGCCGGTCACCACGCGGAGCCGCGGCACCCCCAGGGTGTCGGCGTTGCGCCCGATCCGCGCGGCGCGCGCCGGGTCGCGCTCCACGCTGACGGCCCGGCAGCTGCGGTGCGCCCGCAGCCACTCGATCGCGATGGAGCCGGAGCCGCCGCCGACGTCCCACAGCAGTTCGCCGGGGGCGGGCGCCAGCGCGGCCAGGGTCGCGGCCCGGACGTGACGCTTGGTCAGCTGTCCGTCGCTCTCGTACGCGTCGTCCGGCAGGCCGGGCACGAGGGGGAGCGCGGCCCGGCGCACTCCACGGCGACGATGTTCAGCGGGTCCCCGGCCGGGTGCGACCAGGCGGCGGCGGTGCCCTCGACGATCCGCTCCCGGTCGGCGCCGAGCTGCTCCAGCACCCGCAGCCGGCTGGCGCCGAAGCCGCGGTCGGCGAGCAGGGCCGCCACCTGGGCCGGGCCGTCGGCGTCGGCACTCAGCACCAGCAGCCGGCGGCCGTCGGACAGCGCCGCGGTCAGCCCGGCGAGCGGTCGCCCGACCAGGCTCACCACCTCGGTGTCCTCCAGCGGCCAGCCCAGCCGGGCGCACGCGTACGACACCGAGGAGGGGTGGGGCAGGATCCGCAGCCGGTCGGCGCCGACCGTCTCGGCGAGGGTGCGCCCGATGCCGTGGAAGAGCGGGTCGCCGCTCGCCAGCACCGCGATCCGGCGGCCCGCGTGGGCGGCGATCAGGCCGGGTACCGCGGGCCGCAGCGGCGAGGGCCAGGGGACGCGCTCGGCGGTCACCCCGGCGGGCAGCAGCGCCAGCTGCCGCGGGCCGCCGATCACGACCTCGGCCGCGGCCAGCGCCTCCCGGGCCGCCGGGGCCAGGCCCGCCCAGCCGTCGGCACCGACCCCGACGACGGCGATCTCGGACGCGGGGACGAGGGCGGTCAACGGGACTCCTTGCAGCTCGGACGGGCAGCGGCAGCCTACCGGCCCACCCCGGGCCGGGGGCTGTCCCGAGCGGCAAACCCGTTGCCCGCGACCTGCGACGTTCGCCACACTGCCGCCATGACGAACCTTCGAAAGGCCCATGGCGCGTAGGCCGCCCGCCCGCGTCCGCGCGGGCCTCGCCCGGGCTCCGCGCCCGTACGACACCGCACCGCGCCGGGTGGTGCCCGGCCTCTCCGCACCGGCCCGGCGCCAGGTCGCGGACTTCGAACGCACCGGCCCGGGCCCCGGCTCGGTGGCGCTCGCAGTGGCCCGCTGGGCCGCGTGGGTGCACGGCCGCCGGGTGCACGAGCCGGGCCCGCCGGACGACCTGCCCTGCTGCGACACCGGGGCGGAGCGCGTGCTGCTGCAGCGGGCCCTGCACGCCCTCCCCGGCCGGGCCGTCCGCGAACTGCGCGCCGTCCTCGCCCCGTTGGACGCGGAGTACCTCGCCCGGCTCCGCCCCGACCCGCGGCACAACGGCCGTGAGCGGTGGTGGACGGAGGTGCTGCCCTGATGCTCCGGGCGCGGATCGTGGGCACGCCGGGCCTCCGGGCCGGGCCTGACGGGGCGGCAGGGGATCGTGCGAGAATGCCGCCAGTGTCGATGTTGATCGTGAAGCTGCTTCTCGCGCCCGCGCTCGTGGTCGCCTCGTCCCTGGCCGGTCGGCGCTGGGGCCCCGCGCTGGCCGGCACCCTGGTCGCACTGCCGATCGTGGCCGGCCCCATCCTCGCCATCACCTGCCTGGAGCACGGCCGGGTGTTCGCCGCGCGGGCCGCGGCGGCCTCGCTGCTGGGCCTGGTCACGCTCGCCCTGTTCGCGGTCGTCTTCGCCCTGCTGGCCCGGGCGCCGCGCACCGGCCACTGGGCTGTCGCGCTGCCGCTGGCGTGGCTCGTCTGCCTGATCGCGGATCTCGCGCTGTCGCGGCTCCCGGTGCCGCCCGTCGTCGCGCTGTGCCTGTCCCTCGCCGCGACGGTCGCCGGCGCGAAGGCCCTCGCCCGCACGCGGAGCGGATCGGCGGCCGGAGCGGCGGCCGGGGTGACCGGGTCGGCGGCCCGGCGGACCCCGTGGTGGGACCTGCCGGCGCGGGCCGCGGCCACGGCGTTGCTGGTCACCGCGGTGACCACGGCGGCGGCGCATCTCGGCCCCGACCTGACCGGTGTCCTCGCGCCCTTCCCGATCGGCACCAGCGTGGTCGCCGCCTTCGCGCTGGCCCAGGGCGGAGCAACGGTCGCCATGGCGACGCTGCGCGGCGTGCTGCTGGGCCTGTGGGGCTTCGCCGCCTTCTGCTTCCTCGTGGCCGAACTCGTCGAACCCCTCGGTGGTGGCCAGGCCTTCGGGGTCGCCGTCGTCTGCACCCTGGCCCTCCAGGTCACCGTCGGCCGCCTCCGGGCGGTGACCGCCGCCCGACGGGAGTTCGCCGCCTACGGCCGGTAGGGCAGTTGCGGCACCTCGAAGCAGGTGGTCGTCATGTCGGGCACCTGGGTCACCCAACCGCCGCGGCCGTCGTTCGCGGAGTCATCCCAGCGGGCCGCGTCCAGGCAGGCGCGGGTGGGGCCGCTCGGGCGCGGCGCGTGCGTGAACGCGGCGGGCAGCAGCAGCCCGTGCGCGTCGTACGGGGTGCCGCTGTTCATGAAGTGCTCCACGCAGGCCCGGGTCAGGTCGCTGCCGCACGGGTCCATCGCGTCGGTCAGCCACTGGGCGCCGGCCCACCCCTCCAACTCCCAGGCGGAGAGCAGCCCCTGTCGCTCGGGGTAGTACCGGGCCATCGCGTTGCGGAAGGCCTGCACGGCCGGGTAGCGGACGTCCTCGTAGTTGCGGCTCGCCGAGGTGGCCCACAGCGCGTTCCGGCAGCCGGGGAGGCCCGGTAGTCGGTGCCCACCGTCGCCGTCCAGTTCTGCACGTTGGTGACCTTGGCCTTCAGTTTCACCCCGGCGGCGTCCAGGGCCTGGCAGAGCGCCGCGTTCCCGCGGGTGTCCATCGCGTCGAAGAGCAGTTCGCTGCCGTCGGCCTTCATCGCGGCCGCCACGGCCTGGAAGCCGGGCACCGCGAGGTCGACGGTCTGGGTGAGCACCCGGTACCCCTCGGCCCGCAGGCCGTCCGCGATCTGCCGGGCGTAGCGCGCCGAGTCGGCCTGGTCGTAGGAGACCACGGCGGCGCTGCGCGCGCCGAGCCGCTCCTTGAAGAAGCGGTACACCTCGGTGCTCTGGTACAGCGTGCCGTCCCAGCCCACCGCGCGGCCGTCGCGCGGGGCGCTGCTGCCGTAGATGCCGTACAGGTGGGGCCAGCGCTCGTACTCGGTGCCGATCGGCTGGCCGCCGACGTCCGGGACCCCTTGGAGCTGACGTAGGGGGCGCCCGCGTAGTCCAGCACGCTGCCCGAGACCAGGGCGAACACCTGCTCGCGGTCGATCAGCCGGTGCACGCAGTCCTGGTTCCCG
The Kitasatospora paranensis genome window above contains:
- a CDS encoding 2-dehydro-3-deoxyphosphogluconate aldolase: MHRVELTFTTPEVTVHLAAAAAAGHRVGVGTVLTADQAERAVAAGAAFLVTPGCRPAVAAAAQAAGVPAVLGALTPTEVAEAVDLGAAAVKVFPARAFGPGYFRDLHGPYPDVPLVASGGVNAGNAADFLAHGALAVCAGSDVVPADAVAAGDWARITRLAAAFTAACRRPAA
- a CDS encoding ABC transporter substrate-binding protein is translated as MQAFRNAMARYYPERQGLLSAWELEGWAGAQWLTDAMDPCGSDLTRACVEHFMNSGTPYDAHGLLLPAAFTHAPRPSGPTRACLDAARWDDSANDGRGGWVTQVPDMTTTCFEVPQLPYRP
- a CDS encoding ABC transporter substrate-binding protein, coding for MGWDGTLYQSTEVYRFFKERLGARSAAVVSYDQADSARYARQIADGLRAEGYRVLTQTVDLAVPGFQAVAAAMKADGSELLFDAMDTRGNAALCQALDAAGVKLKAKVTNVQNWTATVGTDYRASPAAGTRCGPPRRAATTRTSATRPCRPSATRWPGTTPSDRGCSPPGSWRGGPAPSG